A genomic region of Nymphaea colorata isolate Beijing-Zhang1983 chromosome 2, ASM883128v2, whole genome shotgun sequence contains the following coding sequences:
- the LOC116246962 gene encoding farnesoic acid carboxyl-O-methyltransferase-like isoform X2 has protein sequence MVTTATSTTPSTKYRTRCATTTDMVKEVIHQKLEIPTEAATISVADLGCAVGPNTFHSIQTVVDAMNAKIKRSSSHQVGAFEFQVFFNDQIGNDFNTLFESLPPNRQYFVAAVPGSFYSRLFPPNSIHYFNSSLALHWLSRAPSGLVNKGRVHCHGGGAEAVAAYGVQFRADIAAFLEARAVELVRGGLLVMLFVCRHEWMEPDAPRYDMWFAHIESILRELVAEGEAREEDLDSFQLPIYSPTVGEFREVVEINGSYAIHVAEKVDEGWASNGVGKEQEDRRKPDLDELARDMSRATRAVFEDIVGDHFGKDVAGEVFRRLPETVYQFFLAQPTMPTLPPTAFFVLQKKC, from the exons ATGGTCACAACAGCTACAAGCACAACTCCAAGTACCAAGTAT CGGACCAGGTGCGCGACTACAACGGACATGGTAAAAGAGGTAATTCACCAGAAGCTTGAGATCCCAACTGAAGCGGCCACCATTTCAGTTGCAGACTTGGGCTGTGCAGTGGGTCCGAACACCTTCCACTCTATTCAGACTGTTGTGGACGCCATGAATGCTAAGATCAAGAGATCTTCGAGCCACCAAGTAGGGGCGTTCGAGTTCCAGGTCTTCTTCAATGACCAAATAGGGAACGACTTCAACACCCTTTTCGAGTCGCTCCCACCGAACCGCCAGTACTTTGTGGCAGCGGTGCCTGGTTCGTTCTACTCGCGCCTCTTTCCTCCGAACTCGATTCACTATTTCAATTCATCCCTGGCGCTGCACTGGCTGTCAAGGGCGCCGAGTGGGCTCGTCAACAAGGGCAGGGTGCACTGCCATGGCGGGGGCGCTGAGGCAGTGGCTGCCTACGGTGTCCAGTTCAGGGCAGACATTGCTGCCTTCTTGGAGGCCAGGGCGGTGGAGCTGGTGCGCGGAGGACTCCTTGTGATGCTGTTTGTCTGTCGACATGAGTGGATGGAGCCAGATGCGCCACGTTATGACATGTGGTTTGCTCACATAGAGTCCATCCTTCGTGAATTGGTAGCTGAG GGGGAGGCAAGAGAAGAAGATCTGGACTCCTTCCAACTGCCGATCTATTCTCCGACGGTCGGAGAGTTCAGAGAGGTAGTAGAGATAAACGGCTCCTACGCCATTCACGTGGCGGAGAAGGTGGATGAAGGGTGGGCATCAAATGGTGTTGGCAAGGAACAGGAAGATCGGCGGAAGCCCGACCTCGATGAACTGGCGAGAGACATGAGCCGTGCAACAAGGGCGGTGTTCGAGGACATCGTCGGCGACCACTTCGGGAAGGACGTCGCCGGAGAAGTGTTCCGGAGGTTACCGGAGACAGTCTATCAGTTCTTTCTGGCTCAACCCACCATGCCCACCTTGCCGCCCACCGCTTTCTTTGTGTTACAGAAGAAATGTTAG
- the LOC116246962 gene encoding farnesoic acid carboxyl-O-methyltransferase-like isoform X1 yields MGKAAVVMAGGHGHNSYKHNSKYQRTRCATTTDMVKEVIHQKLEIPTEAATISVADLGCAVGPNTFHSIQTVVDAMNAKIKRSSSHQVGAFEFQVFFNDQIGNDFNTLFESLPPNRQYFVAAVPGSFYSRLFPPNSIHYFNSSLALHWLSRAPSGLVNKGRVHCHGGGAEAVAAYGVQFRADIAAFLEARAVELVRGGLLVMLFVCRHEWMEPDAPRYDMWFAHIESILRELVAEGEAREEDLDSFQLPIYSPTVGEFREVVEINGSYAIHVAEKVDEGWASNGVGKEQEDRRKPDLDELARDMSRATRAVFEDIVGDHFGKDVAGEVFRRLPETVYQFFLAQPTMPTLPPTAFFVLQKKC; encoded by the exons atggggaaaGCAGCAGTTGTAATGGCTGGTGGGCATGGTCACAACAGCTACAAGCACAACTCCAAGTACCAA CGGACCAGGTGCGCGACTACAACGGACATGGTAAAAGAGGTAATTCACCAGAAGCTTGAGATCCCAACTGAAGCGGCCACCATTTCAGTTGCAGACTTGGGCTGTGCAGTGGGTCCGAACACCTTCCACTCTATTCAGACTGTTGTGGACGCCATGAATGCTAAGATCAAGAGATCTTCGAGCCACCAAGTAGGGGCGTTCGAGTTCCAGGTCTTCTTCAATGACCAAATAGGGAACGACTTCAACACCCTTTTCGAGTCGCTCCCACCGAACCGCCAGTACTTTGTGGCAGCGGTGCCTGGTTCGTTCTACTCGCGCCTCTTTCCTCCGAACTCGATTCACTATTTCAATTCATCCCTGGCGCTGCACTGGCTGTCAAGGGCGCCGAGTGGGCTCGTCAACAAGGGCAGGGTGCACTGCCATGGCGGGGGCGCTGAGGCAGTGGCTGCCTACGGTGTCCAGTTCAGGGCAGACATTGCTGCCTTCTTGGAGGCCAGGGCGGTGGAGCTGGTGCGCGGAGGACTCCTTGTGATGCTGTTTGTCTGTCGACATGAGTGGATGGAGCCAGATGCGCCACGTTATGACATGTGGTTTGCTCACATAGAGTCCATCCTTCGTGAATTGGTAGCTGAG GGGGAGGCAAGAGAAGAAGATCTGGACTCCTTCCAACTGCCGATCTATTCTCCGACGGTCGGAGAGTTCAGAGAGGTAGTAGAGATAAACGGCTCCTACGCCATTCACGTGGCGGAGAAGGTGGATGAAGGGTGGGCATCAAATGGTGTTGGCAAGGAACAGGAAGATCGGCGGAAGCCCGACCTCGATGAACTGGCGAGAGACATGAGCCGTGCAACAAGGGCGGTGTTCGAGGACATCGTCGGCGACCACTTCGGGAAGGACGTCGCCGGAGAAGTGTTCCGGAGGTTACCGGAGACAGTCTATCAGTTCTTTCTGGCTCAACCCACCATGCCCACCTTGCCGCCCACCGCTTTCTTTGTGTTACAGAAGAAATGTTAG